A region of Zeugodacus cucurbitae isolate PBARC_wt_2022May chromosome 5, idZeuCucr1.2, whole genome shotgun sequence DNA encodes the following proteins:
- the LOC105208922 gene encoding succinate--CoA ligase [GDP-forming] subunit beta, mitochondrial codes for MLPLLRAAAGFTPAMRVFQKTTRLQQVRHLNLLECNSKELLQKYGVAIQEFKVLENSADDAQLINQFDCPEYVVKAQILAGGRGKGTFDNGFKGGVHLTKKKDEVLSLTKQMIGNRLITKQTPKSGILVKKVMVARSVNITRETYLSIVLDREHNGPVLIASPAGGMDIEAVAEQTPEKIKTVPLDLDKPIPQNTLIEIAKFLEFKGPCVERAAGEIQKLFDLFKAVDATQIEINPLAETDTNEVISVDAKLNFDDNAEYRQKEIFALHTAEEDTDPREVEAAKNNLNYVAMDGNIGCLVNGAGLAMATMDIIKLNGGEPANFLDVGGGVKEQQVLKAFQIVTSDPKVKAILVNVFGGIVNCATIANGVVAASKTLNLKVPLIVRLEGTNVDAARKILKDSGLAIQTAVDLDDAAHKAVAALH; via the exons ATGCTGCCTCTTCTACGCGCTGCTGCCGGCTTTACTCCCGCCATGCGGGTGTTCCAAAAG ACGACACGTCTGCAGCAAGTGCGTCATTTGAATTTACTGGAGTGCAATAGCAAGGAGCTATTGCAGAAATATGGTGTCGCCATACAGGAGTTCAAAGTATTGGAAAATTCCGCTGACGATGCGCAGTTAATAAACCAGTTTG acTGCCCAGAATATGTGGTGAAGGCACAAATACTGGCGGGGGGTCGCGGCAAAGGTACTTTTGACAATGGTTTCAAGGGAGGCGTACATTTGACAAAGAa GAAGGATGAAGTGCTCTCGCTTACCAAACAAATGATTGGCAATCGTCTAATCACCAAACAAACACCTAAATCAGGTATTTTGGTTAAGAAGGTAATGGTAGCTCGCAGCGTAAATATCACACGTGAAACATATCTTTCAATTGTATTGGATCGTGAACACAATGGACCAGTGCTTATTGCCTCGCCTGCTGGTGGTATGGACATTGAAGCGGTCGCCGAACAAACACCAGAGAAAATTAAGACTGTACCTTTAGATCTGGATAAACCAATACCGCAGAACACACTCATCGAAATAGCTAAATTCCTGGAGTTTAAAGGACCTTGCGTAGAACGTGCCGCTGGTGAGATACAAAAGCTCTTCGATCTCTTCAAAGCTGTCGATGCCACACAAATCGAGATTAATCCACTAGCAGAAACAGATACCAACGAAGTTATCTCCGTTGATGCCAAGTTAAACTTTGACGATAACGCTGAGTATCGGCAAAAAGAAATTTTCGCTTTGCACACTGCCGAGGAGGACACAGATCCACGTGAAGTGGAAGCAGCCAAAAATAATCTCAATTATGTAGCGATGGATGGCAATATTGGTTGTCTGGTGAATGGTGCTGGGCTCGCCATGGCCACCATGGATATCATCAAATTGAATGGTGGTGAGCCAGCGAATTTCCTCGATGTTGGCGGTGGCGTTAAAGAGCAACAAGTGCTGAAAGCCTTCCAAATAGTCACTTCAGATCCGAAAGTTAAAGCTATACTGGTGAATGTATTTGGTGGTATTGTCAATTGTGCTACCATTGCTAACGGTGTTGTTGCTGCCTCGAAAACGCTCAATCTGAAAGTACCGCTTATTGTGCGCTTGGAGGGCACAAATGTAGATGCGGCCCGAAAAATACTAAAGGATTCTGGTTTGGCTATACAAACAGCGGTGGATTTGGATGACGCCGCGCACAAAGCTGTGGCGGCATTGCATTAA